Genomic window (Henningerozyma blattae CBS 6284 chromosome 10, complete genome):
atttttggtaTACTATTAAggatatatattatatatggcttataaaagaattataaaGCTAATtccatttgaaaataatgaatacaTTAGAATAAAGGTTCTGTTTACCAGAAACAAAAAGTCATAAAAAGTAAGAGAAAGGATTATTTGGAAGCGTTTGGAAGTAGttgagaaataaaaatacttttggaaaagaaaaagaaaacaaaaattatattaaacaGGAGATAATAGATACTATCAAATCAATGTCTGCCAAACATTTTCTTGAACATTGGTTGGTCATCGTTGGCTAAAGCGTCTACATCATAGTCATCATCTCTCTTAGATGGTGGCACCCAAGAATTAGATTTCCATGGTAAGACACCTTCTTCCCACATGATATTGACATCCTCCAATTGTAGACCTTTGGTTTCAGGAACAAAGAAGAAAACGTAGAAATAGGCAAAGATTAAGCAACCCATGAAAACATAACCGTAATTAAATCCAATAGCGTTAGTGATGAATGGTGTAAAAAAACCAATACAGAAATTCCACAGTTGATTAGAAACAGTACCTAACGCCATACCTTTGGCCTTAACTCTCAATGGGAATGATTcagaaataataacaaatgGGACAGGGGCCCAGGTTGTAGCAAAAGAGAATATGAAGAAACAACTGAAAACAATCATAACGTTACCAGCCCATTTTGAAGAAGGTTGATCTTTACCATTTGGATACAAACTGGTAACACCAACACTAGCAAAAACAACCATACAACAGGTCATGGCTGCAGCACCCCATAATAAACACATACGACGCCCAAATTTATCGACAACATATAAAGCGACAAAGGTAGAAGCAAAATTGACAATACCAAAAATAATCGTGGTTTGGAAAGAATCTTCTAGGCCAACAGCTTTAAAAATAGTAGCCCCATAgtagaagaaataattagCACCAGTTAATTGTTGTAAACCTAAGACAGCAATACCCATGATGACTCTTTGAAAAACTTTGTTTCCAGTTTGTAACAACTCTCCCCAACCTGCTTGCCCAGCAATTCTTTCAACTTCAACAGCAGCTTGTACAATTTCTACTTCAGCAATAGTGGATGGGTCGTCAATTGATACTTTGTTAGATCTGGCGATGGAACGCTTTGCTTCTTCAATCTTACCTTTTTCAACCAAGAATCTTGGGGATTCAGGAACAAACAACATTGCACCGACCATGAATAAACACCAGGCAAATTGCAAACCTAAGCCAACTCTCCATTGGATAGAATTATCGTAAGTCTTGGTACCATAATTACAACAGTTACCCAAGAAAATACCAAAAGTAATCATCAATTGATAACATGAAACCATAGCACCTCTCAAATGCTTTGGAGAAACTTCAGAAATCAACATTGGAGATAAAACAGCAATAACACCCATACCAATACCAGCGATAATTCTACCAATAAAGTATTGGTACCATTTGTCAGTAGAAGCAATTTGGATTACAACACCAGCAACAAAGATAATAGTCGCCATAATTAAACCTAGACGGCGACCATATACATCACCAACACGACCCAAAGTTACAGATCCAATAGCACAACCAACATTGAAAATGGCGACTAACAAACCAGTTCTCATCTTTGAAAGGGTTACTTGTCCAGTTGAGTCTGGAGAACCAAACCTCTTAATAAAATCAGTTTGTGCAACAAAACCACCGATGGTACCAATATCCCAACCATTGATAAAACCACCAAATGCAACCATTAAGCACATTAAACAAACAGATAGATAAGCAGATGCTGGCTTCTTTGGAATTTCTATTCCAGATGTAGTATCATTGCTTTGTTCGAATACgaattcatttttcttgaattcATCATCGTCTTTGTATGAAGGAGTGGCACAAACATCCTCATTATGTTCAATTGTAGTAGAATTACTAGATGAATTTAGTTCAATTGGCTTAATAGTAGGAGTATCTGCCATTGTTTCAATCAATCAATCAATAACTGTATAGTTTCTAACGTATAATATACTTATATTAAGAGAATAAGTATGTATAAAATGAGCTAGTCAAAACTTGATGCTATATTATACTTacataaaattaataagacattaaaattttgcatttaaaacaatttttagTTTCTTTATATACTCATTCgttttactatttttagCATGCTATCTAGAGGCATTGGTCATCACTTTAACTATGAAGCCAAAGAATTATGAGCATATCACTATAATGTTATGTTTTAACTATACTATAGTAGTGAATACCTACAATACTCTTGCATCAAAAGATATTGACCTACTTGTAGATCTGAGTTTTAACCATTCTTGTatagtgaaaaaaaattaggcACCATTGATTGCGGGGTCTTTTTCTATACATAATTCTCCCCACCAAATAAAGGCACGCATTCCGAGTCTATTAATGCCGAACCCTGAATGGACGCGCCGCACAAAATAAACTTCGATGCCgaaaacaaacaaacttAAGGATCGTAGGTTAGATAAAAGAagtaacaaataataaatagtactgtataatatttttgaaagaCAAGATGACTTTTGACTTGAAAGATACAACCTTGTTGCATTTAACTTTCAGCTTGCTTTGATTTTGCCCGGGGCCAACTAGGCTAGGCACTTCTAGACTGCACCAGGTTATTATTAGACTTTTATTGTTAGTTTACCACTGGGCAAAGATATTAAACTATAGGACTATTATTGCGCAAAATTTTCTGCAAAAAGAAGTTCTAATGTCAGTTTAAAGAGTATTGTATAGACaataatttgtatttgtttttaGAGGCAGATGATCGGAGTATCAAATTTGGTAGTTGCCAATTACAAGAACAAATATACTAAGAAAATGAATCTAAACAACATATGATTGTATTAGAGCAGTTTAATAATGTAAACACTTAAAGCTAacatataatttattccTAAGTTAGTGATACGAAAAATACTCCATTAACAATCTAGGTTAATAGTTATGAATTAGTCCCTAATGAAAACATATACTTGTTTTAAACAGATGTAGACACTTGAGGATTGGCACTATAGCGtttttgtatttaataCAATTGTCATGAATAGTCTCAATTTATGAAACTTTGTACCGAGCTTtgacttttatttttacgaATATTGCATGGTGTTTTAAAGTCAAAAtagataaatattatttttttaactagttgaaataaaaagattCAAAAGCAAATAGCAAATTTCAGTATATTTgcttacaaaaaaaatcccCTAAACCCTCCTAATActctttaaaattagaatgTAACAACGTTATTATACATATTTCTTGcttttacttttaaaagTTCTTGCAAAAGTTTGTTAgtgaaaagagaaaaaatatagatttttttaagaagTATAGGTAATAATATGTCTAAAAGTGTACATACAAAAActaaattatatcattaaatatagGAATTggagaaaaatattaaaataaaaagaagttAAAAGATTATTCGTAACGATCATATAAATCATAAAACAAATCTAGTAAACAGCCCGAACTCCAAGCCTGTGTTGAACTAGAATCGTTACATATTTCACCATCTTTATTAGTTAATTCAGCAAGGCCGGCCCATGGACTGGTACGTAACCATTTTCTATGTTCAATCAACCTGTTATATAGTTGTTGATAAAGATAAGAAGTTGGCTTATCTTTTTCAGTATTACGACTTAATGGGTTAGCCATGAAATTAAAGTGGTGGAAAGCACGCAAGAAATAGCCATAACACCATACCCATTCAGGACCTTGATGATAATTTCTACCCTTTGAAGTAGCAAAATTATCAGAATCCTCACCATTGTTATAATACGGACGATAGTTATAATCATTTGGATCCAGAGTTCTCATACCCACGGGACCTCTGATTACTTTATCAGCCAGATTAATAGCGTTTAATGCATATTCTGGGGTAAATAATTCTGGTGCTACTGTCATTGCAATGGCAAAAT
Coding sequences:
- the TBLA0J00100 gene encoding sugar porter family MFS transporter, giving the protein MADTPTIKPIELNSSSNSTTIEHNEDVCATPSYKDDDEFKKNEFVFEQSNDTTSGIEIPKKPASAYLSVCLMCLMVAFGGFINGWDIGTIGGFVAQTDFIKRFGSPDSTGQVTLSKMRTGLLVAIFNVGCAIGSVTLGRVGDVYGRRLGLIMATIIFVAGVVIQIASTDKWYQYFIGRIIAGIGMGVIAVLSPMLISEVSPKHLRGAMVSCYQLMITFGIFLGNCCNYGTKTYDNSIQWRVGLGLQFAWCLFMVGAMLFVPESPRFLVEKGKIEEAKRSIARSNKVSIDDPSTIAEVEIVQAAVEVERIAGQAGWGELLQTGNKVFQRVIMGIAVLGLQQLTGANYFFYYGATIFKAVGLEDSFQTTIIFGIVNFASTFVALYVVDKFGRRMCLLWGAAAMTCCMVVFASVGVTSLYPNGKDQPSSKWAGNVMIVFSCFFIFSFATTWAPVPFVIISESFPLRVKAKGMALGTVSNQLWNFCIGFFTPFITNAIGFNYGYVFMGCLIFAYFYVFFFVPETKGLQLEDVNIMWEEGVLPWKSNSWVPPSKRDDDYDVDALANDDQPMFKKMFGRH